GCTGGCGGCCGGAATTCTCGTGCTCGATTCCCTGCTGCTGGGTTTCTTGCTGCTGGAGCTTTACTTCTCCCACTTCTACGACCAGTCCGACGGCTTCAACCTGACCCGCGCCGGGAAGAAGTGGTTCGAGCGCCACTGGCAGCCCATGAACAAGCTGGGCTACCGTGACGCCGAGGTGTCGCCGCCTGGGCCGGGCCAGCGCGTGCTGGTGGTGCTTGGGGACTCCTTCGCGGCCGGACACGGGGTCAAGCAGGCCGGGGACCGCTTCTCGGACGTGGCCGCCCGCGCCCTGGGCGAGGGCTGGAGGGTGTACAACGTCTCCAAAATCGGCTGGGACACCCCGGACGAGATCGAGGCCCTCAAGGCGTTCCCGGTGAAGCCCGACGTGGTGGTCTTCTCCTATTACGTCAACGACATCTTCGCCGCCGCGCGGCAGGTGGGCTACCCGGCGAACTTCGCGGTGAACCTGCCCAAGGGCCTGACCAAGGCCGTGCTGGAGAACTCGGCCCTGGCCGATTATCTGTATTGGCGCATGGAACGCTGGGGCGGCAACTTGACCGGCGGGGGCAACACGTTCTGGGAATCGCTCCAGGGCGCCTACACCGACCCGGCGGTCTGGGGCGCGCACTCCGCCGAACTGGGCGAGCTGGCCCGCTACTGCCGGGAAAAGGGAATCGGGCTGGTGGCGGTGGTCTTCCCCATGCTCCAGGCCCCGGCCCAGAGCGCTCCCATCACGGCCAAAGTGGCGGGGACCCTGGCGGAGCAGGGCGCCATGGTGCTGGACCTGAGCCCGGTGTTCATTGACGCGAAGCCGTCCGAACTGGTGGTGGGCTCCCTGGACGCGCACCCCAACGAGGCAACGCACAAGAGGGTCGGGGAGATGATCGTCCCCATGGTGCGGGAGCTGGAAAAAACGGAGCTGGCGCGCAAGGCCGCGCAGTAGCCGGGCTGCCCGAGCCGCCCGGGCGAGCTTCGACCGGCCGGGGAGACGTGCTGCCGGATGCGCAATCCAACCCTGCAACACCCACCGGGAGGCCCCATGCAGAAGATCACACCGTGTCTATGGTTCGACGGCAACGCGATGGAGGCCGTGGACTTCTACCTCTCGGTCTTCAAGAACTCGAAGATCGGCGACGTGATGTACTGGGGCGATGCCGGGCCCGGCAAAAAGGGCGACGTCCTGTGCGTGAACTTCGAACTCGAAGGGCAGGGGTTCATGGCGCTCAACGGCGGGCCCGAGTTCCACTTCACCCCGGCGATATCGCTCTTCGTGGACTGCGCCACGCAGCAGGAGATCGACGAACTCTGGGAGAAGCTTCTTGATGGCGGCCAGCCGGTGGAGTGCGGCTGGCTCACGGACAGGTTCGGCGTGTCCTGGCAGATCGTTCCGGGTTTCCTGGGCGAGATGCTGCGCGACAAGAACCGGGAAAAGGCCGACCGGGTGATGCGGGCCATGCTCAAGATGGTCAAGCTCGACGTCGCGCTTCTGAAGCAGGCCTACGAGCAGGACTGAGCGTCCGCGCCGCTCCGGCGCACGGAAGACATCCGCGGAGCCGCGGCCTGTGT
The window above is part of the Fundidesulfovibrio soli genome. Proteins encoded here:
- a CDS encoding VOC family protein encodes the protein MQKITPCLWFDGNAMEAVDFYLSVFKNSKIGDVMYWGDAGPGKKGDVLCVNFELEGQGFMALNGGPEFHFTPAISLFVDCATQQEIDELWEKLLDGGQPVECGWLTDRFGVSWQIVPGFLGEMLRDKNREKADRVMRAMLKMVKLDVALLKQAYEQD
- a CDS encoding SGNH/GDSL hydrolase family protein; its protein translation is MIPARSGEHQPPVVHGTHRAVRAPRTERVILILAIILLVLALHAVLLPGVRKRLPVSLEALAAGILVLDSLLLGFLLLELYFSHFYDQSDGFNLTRAGKKWFERHWQPMNKLGYRDAEVSPPGPGQRVLVVLGDSFAAGHGVKQAGDRFSDVAARALGEGWRVYNVSKIGWDTPDEIEALKAFPVKPDVVVFSYYVNDIFAAARQVGYPANFAVNLPKGLTKAVLENSALADYLYWRMERWGGNLTGGGNTFWESLQGAYTDPAVWGAHSAELGELARYCREKGIGLVAVVFPMLQAPAQSAPITAKVAGTLAEQGAMVLDLSPVFIDAKPSELVVGSLDAHPNEATHKRVGEMIVPMVRELEKTELARKAAQ